The proteins below come from a single Papaver somniferum cultivar HN1 chromosome 11, ASM357369v1, whole genome shotgun sequence genomic window:
- the LOC113321411 gene encoding vacuolar-sorting receptor 1-like, with the protein MKEKLGFCLFILVLILGISSCLGKFVVEKNSLRVTSPESLKSVYECAIGNFGVPQYGGTLVGTVVYPKANQKACKDFKEVDLSFKSKPGGLPTFLLVDRGDCFFTLKAWNAQNGGAAAILVADDRDEPLITMDTPAEENANADYLQNITIPSALVSKTFGDTIKNALSKGEMVNINLDWREALPHPDERVEYELWSNSNDECGPKCDSQIEFIKNFKGAAQVLEQKGYTQFTPHYITWFCPESYLLSKQCKSQCINHGRYCAPDPEQDFSRGYDGKDVVVQNLRQVCLHKVANEVGKPWIWWEYVTDFAIRCPMKEQKYTKECADQVIQSLGLDLKKIDECIGDPNADVDNPILKAEQDAQIGKGDRGDVTILPTLVINNRQYRGKLDKGAVLKAICSGFQETTEPSVCLSEDIQTNECLVNNGGCWQDKATNVTACKDTFRGRVCECPVVQGVKLSGDGYTHCAASGYQRCAINNAGCWKQTRDGKTYSACDESSNGCKCPSGFTGDGVTCEDIDECKVTGACKCPHCKDCKNTWGSYECSCSDSMLYMHEHDTCIIKEARIVGSWNLVWVVFFVLAAAGGGGFLVYKYRIRRYMDSEIRAIMAQYMPLDNQVGERESHENLLSRGNV; encoded by the exons ATGAaggaaaagctagggttttgtttGTTTATCTTGGTATTGATTTTGGGAATTAGTTCTTGTCTTGGTAAATTTGTGGTAGAGAAGAACAGTTTAAGAGTGACTTCACCTGAATCATTGAAAAGTGTTTATGAATGTGCAATTGGAAATTTTGGGGTTCCTCAATATGGAGGAACTTTGGTTGGTACAGTGGTTTACCCCAAAGCAAATCAAAAGGCATGCAAGGATTTTAAGGAGGTTGATTTATCATTCAAATCCAAACCAGGGGGACTTCCTACTTTTCTTTTAGTTGACAGAGGAG ATTGTTTCTTCACCTTGAAGGCGTGGAATGCACAGAATGGTGGTGCGGCAGCAATTCTCGTAGCAGATGACAGGGATGAACCTCTGATCACAATGGACACCCCTGCAGAAGAAAATGCTAATGCTGATTATCTACAAAACATTACTATCCCCTCAGCGCTTGTTAGCAAAACTTTTGGTGATACCATCAAGAATGCTCTATCGAAAGGGGAAATGGTTAATATAAATTTGGATTGGAGAGAAGCACTCCCCCACCCTGACGAGCGTGTTGAGTATGAATTGTGGTCAAACAGTAATGATGAATGTGGACCCAAGTGCGACAGCCAGATTGAATTCATAAAGAACTTCAAAGGAGCGGCTCAGGTTCTCGAGCAGAAAGGTTATACTCAGTTCACCCCACACTACATCACTTGGTTCTGCCCTGAATCTTATCTGCTGAGCAAACAGTGCAAATCACAGTGTATCAATCATGGGAGGTACTGCGCTCCTGATCCTGAACAGGACTTTAGTAGAGGatatgatgggaaagatgtagtTGTGCAAAATTTACGGCAGGTTTGCTTGCATAAAGTTGCTAATGAAGTTGGTaaaccatggatttggtgggaGTATGTAACTGATTTTGCAATTCGCTGTCCAATGAAAGAGCAAAAATACACAAAGGAATGTGCAGATCAAGTTATCCAGTCTTTGG GTCTCGATCTCAAGAAGATAGATGAATGCATAGGAGATCCAAATGCAGATGTTGACAATCCTATACTGAAAGCAGAGCAAGATGCACAG ATCGGCAAGGGTGATCGTGGAGATGTAACTATATTACCCACTCTTGTAATCAACAACAGACAGTATAGAG GTAAGTTGGACAAAGGAGCAGTTCTTAAAGCCATATGTTCTGGTTTCCAAGAGACCACTGAACCATCTGTCTGTTTAAGTGAAG ATATTCAAACCAACGAGTGCTTGGTAAATAATGGTGGGTGCTGGCAGGATAAAGCTACTAACGTAACAGCGTGCAAG GACACTTTTCGGGGAAGAGTTTGTGAATGCCCTGTTGTTCAAGGCGTAAAGCTTTCGGGTGACGGTTATACCCATTGTGCAG CTTCAGGATATCAACGTTGTGCAATAAACAACGCAGGTTGTTGGAAGCAGACTCGTGATGGAAAGACATACTCTGCCTGTGAT GAAAGTTCCAACGGTTGCAAGTGCCCATCGGGTTTTACTGGTGATGGGGTCACTTGTGAAG ATATTGACGAGTGCAAAGTAACGGGTGCCTGCAAATGCCCTCATTGCAAAGATTGCAAGAACACTTGGGGAAGTTACGAGTGTAGCTGCAGTGATAGTATGCTATATATGCACGAACATGATACATGTATAA TTAAAGAAGCTAGAATCGTTGGTAGTTGGAACCTTGTATGGGTCGTTTTCTTTGTTTTGGCTGCTGCTGGAGGTGGAGGTTTCCTGGTGTACAAATATCGAATCCGG AGATACATGGATTCAGAGATCCGGGCCATAATGGCACAATACATGCCATTGGATAATCAGGTTGGAGAAAGAGAGTCACATGAAAATCTCCTTTCCCGTGGGAATGTCTGA